In a single window of the Ruminococcus albus 7 = DSM 20455 genome:
- a CDS encoding response regulator transcription factor has protein sequence MRLLLAEDEKELSNALVAVLKHNNYSVDAVYNGLDAYDYIIGAEYDGIVLDIMMPGLDGLTVLERIREKGIQTPVLLLTAKAQVEDRIAGLDTGADDYLTKPFAMGELLARIRAMTRRRAEFSPNTLKVGNVTLDRERFVISTKNGETKLGNKEFQVLEMLMLNRNILISTERLMEKIWGFDAEAEISVVWVYISYIRKKLSAVGADVEIKASRGVGYTLEVKE, from the coding sequence ATGAGACTGCTGCTTGCAGAAGATGAAAAGGAGCTTTCCAATGCTCTGGTAGCTGTACTGAAACATAATAATTATTCTGTTGATGCTGTGTATAACGGTCTTGATGCTTATGATTATATCATTGGTGCTGAGTATGACGGAATCGTACTTGATATCATGATGCCGGGACTTGACGGCTTGACTGTGCTTGAACGTATCCGCGAAAAAGGTATACAGACTCCTGTGCTGCTGCTCACAGCAAAGGCTCAGGTTGAGGACAGGATAGCCGGACTTGATACAGGGGCAGATGATTATCTCACAAAGCCCTTTGCTATGGGTGAACTGTTGGCGCGGATAAGGGCTATGACAAGGCGCAGGGCTGAATTTTCGCCTAATACGCTGAAAGTCGGAAATGTCACTCTTGACAGAGAAAGGTTTGTCATTTCCACCAAAAACGGTGAGACCAAACTTGGCAATAAAGAATTCCAGGTATTGGAGATGTTAATGCTCAACCGCAATATCCTTATTTCCACAGAAAGGCTTATGGAGAAGATATGGGGTTTTGATGCTGAGGCTGAGATAAGCGTGGTGTGGGTGTATATATCCTACATCAGGAAGAAGCTTTCTGCGGTCGGTGCCGATGTGGAGATAAAGGCCAGCCGCGGTGTGGGATACACGCTGGAGGTAAAGGAATGA
- a CDS encoding sensor histidine kinase, producing MIKRLRRRFILIAASSVMAVELLVVGLINVIYISQINKRELQLMQILCDNDGRFPEFGKHFDQKPDSRNENVSIPPPEKKYRLGDLGFKVNEETRYQTRYFYIRYDENMNPAEINTGHVAAVTSGEALGYAKEVGDSGETSGFMGDYRFSVIEKENGKLYIFLDCREDIRMKRSFMLISSAISLGGWLLVCLLIIICSRAAVKPFIENFEKQKMFITDAGHEIKTPLAIIQANAEVIEMINGTSEWTQSITNQVTRLNGLTADLLRLSRMEEDGVRQTFAEFDLSEAFADIAGPFRTLAENKGLSFDVKAQEGIRINGDSSAIRQLISILTENAVKYCDEGGCITVSLEKTSSGRHALISTENDCAEPPEHPERLFDRFYRADKSRGREEGEAASGYGIGLSVARAVVMSHKGRISCKAEDGRIVFTAKLRCL from the coding sequence ATGATAAAAAGACTTCGGCGCAGGTTCATATTGATAGCTGCCTCAAGTGTGATGGCGGTAGAGCTTCTTGTGGTAGGTCTGATAAATGTCATATATATATCGCAGATAAACAAGCGCGAGTTACAGCTCATGCAGATACTGTGTGACAATGACGGCAGATTTCCCGAATTCGGCAAGCACTTTGACCAGAAACCCGACAGTAGGAATGAAAACGTTTCCATACCTCCCCCCGAAAAGAAGTACAGACTTGGTGACCTTGGATTTAAGGTGAATGAAGAAACACGATATCAGACAAGGTATTTCTATATTCGCTATGATGAGAATATGAATCCTGCTGAGATAAATACGGGTCACGTAGCTGCAGTCACCTCAGGTGAGGCGCTGGGCTATGCGAAAGAGGTCGGGGATTCCGGCGAAACATCAGGTTTTATGGGCGATTACCGCTTTTCGGTAATTGAAAAAGAAAACGGTAAGCTGTACATCTTTTTGGATTGCCGTGAAGATATACGAATGAAGCGTTCTTTCATGCTCATATCTTCGGCTATCTCTCTGGGGGGCTGGCTGCTGGTGTGCCTGCTCATAATTATATGCTCGCGGGCAGCTGTAAAACCGTTTATCGAGAATTTCGAGAAGCAGAAAATGTTCATCACTGATGCCGGACATGAGATAAAAACTCCTCTTGCTATAATACAGGCGAATGCAGAGGTCATCGAGATGATAAACGGCACCAGTGAGTGGACTCAGAGTATAACCAACCAGGTCACAAGGCTGAACGGGCTGACAGCAGATCTGCTGCGGCTGTCGCGTATGGAAGAGGATGGAGTCAGACAAACATTTGCTGAGTTCGATCTCTCTGAAGCCTTTGCAGATATAGCAGGACCGTTCAGGACACTTGCAGAGAACAAGGGGCTATCCTTTGATGTCAAAGCTCAGGAGGGTATACGCATAAACGGCGACAGCTCCGCTATCAGACAGCTTATATCCATACTTACAGAGAATGCAGTAAAGTATTGCGATGAAGGTGGCTGCATAACTGTTTCATTGGAAAAGACAAGCAGCGGCAGACACGCTTTGATAAGTACAGAGAATGACTGCGCTGAACCTCCCGAACATCCTGAACGTCTGTTTGACCGCTTTTACAGGGCAGATAAGTCACGCGGACGTGAGGAAGGTGAAGCTGCATCAGGCTACGGCATAGGACTTTCGGTAGCCAGGGCAGTGGTAATGTCCCACAAAGGCAGGATATCCTGTAAAGCTGAAGACGGCAGGATAGTATTCACCGCGAAGCTGCGGTGCCTGTAA
- a CDS encoding polyphosphate polymerase domain-containing protein: MGAVQEIFKRVEKKYIVTDEQQEELVRVMAGKAAADNYGLTTICNIYYDTPDHQLIRTSMEKPVYKEKLRIRSYGVPDKDSKVFVELKKKYKGVVYKRRVDMSLIDSYEFVNFGVNPGKNPQIEKEIAYFLKYYRDIGPAMYLSYDRIAYAGTDNPDLRITFDGNITYREEETRLEKGVWGDKLLDPHTRIMEIKIPGAMPLWLSFLLDRMKIYPASFSKYGEAFKRVFSEALDPNEYLKLGGTKSKGKVNDCA, from the coding sequence ATGGGTGCTGTACAGGAGATTTTCAAGAGGGTCGAAAAAAAGTACATAGTTACTGATGAACAGCAGGAAGAACTTGTACGTGTTATGGCAGGTAAAGCTGCTGCAGATAATTACGGGCTCACAACTATCTGCAACATATACTACGACACTCCGGATCATCAGCTGATAAGGACTTCTATGGAGAAGCCTGTTTATAAGGAAAAGCTGCGCATACGCAGCTACGGCGTGCCCGATAAGGACAGCAAGGTGTTCGTGGAGCTGAAGAAGAAGTACAAAGGTGTAGTCTATAAGAGGCGTGTTGATATGTCGCTGATAGATTCCTATGAATTTGTAAACTTCGGTGTTAACCCCGGAAAGAATCCTCAGATCGAGAAGGAGATAGCGTATTTTCTTAAATACTACCGCGATATAGGCCCCGCGATGTATCTCAGCTACGACAGGATCGCTTATGCAGGTACTGATAATCCCGACCTGCGTATCACCTTTGACGGCAACATCACCTACCGCGAGGAGGAAACAAGGCTTGAAAAAGGGGTGTGGGGCGATAAGCTTCTTGATCCGCACACAAGGATCATGGAGATAAAGATCCCCGGCGCTATGCCTCTGTGGCTCAGCTTTTTGCTTGATCGTATGAAAATCTATCCGGCAAGCTTTTCAAAATACGGAGAGGCATTTAAAAGGGTCTTCAGTGAAGCCCTTGATCCCAACGAATACTTAAAGCTTGGCGGGACGAAAAGTAAAGGAAAGGTGAATGATTGTGCTTAA
- a CDS encoding DUF4956 domain-containing protein: MIVLNEIYMNAADLTSGLGASAVTTKTFAVCSLVSLLVGAVIAVAFCFRQHKSKSFFTTLALLPLIVQVIIMMVNGNLGTGVAVAGAFSLVRFRSMQGNAKDILAIFMAMAVGIATGTDNLKLAIIFTLVVCAVNIGYLVLPLGMDDNSDKVLTITIPESLDYSDVFDDIFRKFTVKADLVQVKTTNMGSLFKLKYDITLKKGVSEKAFIDELRVRNGNLEILCCRRMPETSQL, from the coding sequence ATGATTGTGCTTAATGAGATCTATATGAATGCGGCGGACCTTACGTCCGGTTTAGGAGCGTCAGCTGTTACTACCAAAACTTTTGCTGTATGCTCACTGGTTTCCCTTTTGGTAGGAGCAGTTATAGCAGTTGCTTTCTGCTTCAGACAGCATAAGAGCAAGAGCTTCTTTACTACCCTTGCGCTGCTGCCGCTCATCGTGCAGGTTATAATAATGATGGTCAACGGCAATCTTGGAACAGGCGTTGCGGTAGCAGGTGCCTTCAGTCTTGTAAGATTCCGTTCGATGCAGGGAAATGCCAAGGATATACTTGCCATATTTATGGCTATGGCAGTTGGCATCGCCACCGGTACCGATAATCTTAAACTTGCGATAATATTCACTCTTGTGGTATGTGCAGTGAACATTGGATATCTTGTACTTCCTCTGGGAATGGATGACAACAGCGACAAGGTGCTGACCATCACTATCCCCGAAAGTCTTGATTACAGCGATGTATTTGACGATATCTTCAGAAAGTTCACTGTAAAGGCAGACCTTGTACAGGTAAAGACAACCAATATGGGCAGCCTTTTCAAACTGAAATATGATATCACGCTGAAAAAAGGTGTAAGCGAAAAAGCTTTCATAGACGAACTCAGAGTCCGTAACGGCAATCTTGAGATACTCTGCTGCAGAAGAATGCCTGAAACATCACAGCTCTGA